From a single Apium graveolens cultivar Ventura chromosome 2, ASM990537v1, whole genome shotgun sequence genomic region:
- the LOC141707622 gene encoding plasmodesmata-located protein 2-like isoform X2, translated as MGFKYSQTPIFSLPFLVFLTLFHLSCSEDITNFVYKGCANQKFVDPSGVYSQTLKTLFTSLISQSSTAKFYKTSSGQGPSAISGLFQCRGDLENGDCNRCVSNAHQLFAKLCGPTVAARIHLSGCYIRYEVSGFKVAGATEVLFKVCGSTRVRGSGFDQKLGSALGLVEKGVVSGNGYFGSVFENINVVGQCEGDLVGGDCVSCVQSAEQKAKSYCGGFDMGQVFLQQCYVTYFYRPDGVPETLPSAGKKT; from the exons ATGGGCTTCAAATATTCTCAAACACCAATCTTTTCTCTTccttttcttgttttcttgacaCTTTTTCACCTATCTTGCTCAGAAGATATCACAAATTTCGTTTACAAAGGCTGTGCAAACCAGAAATTTGTAGACCCTTCTGGGGTTTACTCACAAACCCTAAAAACCCTTTTCACATCTCTAATTTCACAGTCTTCTACAGCTAAATTCTACAAGACATCTTCTGGGCAAGGCCCATCTGCCATTTCTGGCCTGTTTCAGTGCAGAGGAGACCTCGAAAATGGTGATTGTAATAGGTGTGTGAGTAATGCACACCAACTGTTTGCTAAATTGTGTGGCCCAACTGTTGCTGCAAGAATTCATCTTTCTGGGTGTTATATTAGGTATGAGGTTTCTGGGTTTAAGGTAGCTGGAGCTACTGAGGTTTTGTTCAAAGTTTGTGGGTCGACCCGGGTTCGTGGGTCGGGTTTTGATCAGAAGTTAGGGTCTGCTCTTGGATTGGTTGAGAAGGGTGTGGTGAGTGGGAATGGGTATTTTGGTAGTGTGTTTGAGAATATTAATGTGGTGGGTCAGTGTGAAGGTGATTTAGTTGGTGGGGATTGTGTGAGTTGTGTCCAAAGTGCTGAACAGAAAGCTAAGAGTTATTGTGGTGGCTTTGATATGGGTCAGGTTTTTCTTCAGCAATGTTATGTTACGTATTTTTATCGTCCTGATGGAGTTCCGGAGACTTTGCCATCAG CAGGAAAAAAAACATAA
- the LOC141707622 gene encoding plasmodesmata-located protein 2-like isoform X3, with protein MGFKYSQTPIFSLPFLVFLTLFHLSCSEDITNFVYKGCANQKFVDPSGVYSQTLKTLFTSLISQSSTAKFYKTSSGQGPSAISGLFQCRGDLENGDCNRCVSNAHQLFAKLCGPTVAARIHLSGCYIRYEVSGFKVAGATEVLFKVCGSTRVRGSGFDQKLGSALGLVEKGVVSGNGYFGSVFENINVVGQCEGDLVGGDCVSCVQSAEQKAKSYCGGFDMGQVFLQQCYVTYFYRPDGVPETLPSGKKT; from the exons ATGGGCTTCAAATATTCTCAAACACCAATCTTTTCTCTTccttttcttgttttcttgacaCTTTTTCACCTATCTTGCTCAGAAGATATCACAAATTTCGTTTACAAAGGCTGTGCAAACCAGAAATTTGTAGACCCTTCTGGGGTTTACTCACAAACCCTAAAAACCCTTTTCACATCTCTAATTTCACAGTCTTCTACAGCTAAATTCTACAAGACATCTTCTGGGCAAGGCCCATCTGCCATTTCTGGCCTGTTTCAGTGCAGAGGAGACCTCGAAAATGGTGATTGTAATAGGTGTGTGAGTAATGCACACCAACTGTTTGCTAAATTGTGTGGCCCAACTGTTGCTGCAAGAATTCATCTTTCTGGGTGTTATATTAGGTATGAGGTTTCTGGGTTTAAGGTAGCTGGAGCTACTGAGGTTTTGTTCAAAGTTTGTGGGTCGACCCGGGTTCGTGGGTCGGGTTTTGATCAGAAGTTAGGGTCTGCTCTTGGATTGGTTGAGAAGGGTGTGGTGAGTGGGAATGGGTATTTTGGTAGTGTGTTTGAGAATATTAATGTGGTGGGTCAGTGTGAAGGTGATTTAGTTGGTGGGGATTGTGTGAGTTGTGTCCAAAGTGCTGAACAGAAAGCTAAGAGTTATTGTGGTGGCTTTGATATGGGTCAGGTTTTTCTTCAGCAATGTTATGTTACGTATTTTTATCGTCCTGATGGAGTTCCGGAGACTTTGCCATCAG GAAAAAAAACATAA
- the LOC141707622 gene encoding plasmodesmata-located protein 2-like isoform X1, with amino-acid sequence MGFKYSQTPIFSLPFLVFLTLFHLSCSEDITNFVYKGCANQKFVDPSGVYSQTLKTLFTSLISQSSTAKFYKTSSGQGPSAISGLFQCRGDLENGDCNRCVSNAHQLFAKLCGPTVAARIHLSGCYIRYEVSGFKVAGATEVLFKVCGSTRVRGSGFDQKLGSALGLVEKGVVSGNGYFGSVFENINVVGQCEGDLVGGDCVSCVQSAEQKAKSYCGGFDMGQVFLQQCYVTYFYRPDGVPETLPSDTGSSKGKGMGQNTQKTVAIVVGGLVGFGLFIACLLVLKSAFKKKREVKY; translated from the exons ATGGGCTTCAAATATTCTCAAACACCAATCTTTTCTCTTccttttcttgttttcttgacaCTTTTTCACCTATCTTGCTCAGAAGATATCACAAATTTCGTTTACAAAGGCTGTGCAAACCAGAAATTTGTAGACCCTTCTGGGGTTTACTCACAAACCCTAAAAACCCTTTTCACATCTCTAATTTCACAGTCTTCTACAGCTAAATTCTACAAGACATCTTCTGGGCAAGGCCCATCTGCCATTTCTGGCCTGTTTCAGTGCAGAGGAGACCTCGAAAATGGTGATTGTAATAGGTGTGTGAGTAATGCACACCAACTGTTTGCTAAATTGTGTGGCCCAACTGTTGCTGCAAGAATTCATCTTTCTGGGTGTTATATTAGGTATGAGGTTTCTGGGTTTAAGGTAGCTGGAGCTACTGAGGTTTTGTTCAAAGTTTGTGGGTCGACCCGGGTTCGTGGGTCGGGTTTTGATCAGAAGTTAGGGTCTGCTCTTGGATTGGTTGAGAAGGGTGTGGTGAGTGGGAATGGGTATTTTGGTAGTGTGTTTGAGAATATTAATGTGGTGGGTCAGTGTGAAGGTGATTTAGTTGGTGGGGATTGTGTGAGTTGTGTCCAAAGTGCTGAACAGAAAGCTAAGAGTTATTGTGGTGGCTTTGATATGGGTCAGGTTTTTCTTCAGCAATGTTATGTTACGTATTTTTATCGTCCTGATGGAGTTCCGGAGACTTTGCCATCAG ATACAGGAAGTAGTAAAGGGAAAGGCATGGGTCAAAACACACAGAAAACAGTGGCTATTGTGGTGGGAGGATTAGTTGGTTTTGGTCTTTTTATAGCTTGCTTGCTGGTTCTTAAATCAGCTTTTAAGAAGAAACGTGAGGTTAAGTATTAA